From a single Nematostella vectensis chromosome 3, jaNemVect1.1, whole genome shotgun sequence genomic region:
- the LOC5504355 gene encoding ubiquitin carboxyl-terminal hydrolase MINDY-1, with translation MASAVRKDEKTPKNALEQPSSCPGEDKMLSSPDNNQLEESKNEAVLKANRSDMNCAEGNEETGVVDKELDLFSKGDTEAAAFKSDIVQEITDPANGGSEFLVKDSRSMQEAVEPTNTVMGESSCEEIEEHGVKSEGEDASIGDNLKKKSEELESESTATSTAESHDLQAGSTGENETFDKQSQSLYHIKWIQWKGLNTPIITQNENGPCPLLAIINVLLLQRRVSIPPMQEIISSSQLMEYLGDCILAQAPERLPEGAQLNYEQNMHDAIGIMCKLQTGLDVNVKFTGVGDFEFTPECIVFDLLAVRLLHGWLVDPQNAEAVTAVGSSSYNQLVEKIIASKQEPTEDSQLISAGLIAEAFLEQTATQLTYHGLYELNSSLGDEELCVFFRNNHFNTLYKHKNELFLLATDQGYLTEDKVVWETLSNVEGDGCFVDANFRTVTQPQAVVQPIPAPPAAGADAGISQEDQDYLVALSLQEEQAKEEARQGQVPLEPLPTQPHSTPVVSNMTTQEWNDLQLAMRLQDEERRQQEQQLATQQRQQTPATRQAPSPSRRPPQPTTPRREAPTVQPRPQGAQQSQSSNDKCTLL, from the exons ATGGCTTCTGCTGTGAGAAAGGACGAAAAAACGCCCAAAAATGCACTTGAACAACCGTCCAGCTGTCCAGGAGAAGATAAAATGCTTAGCTCACCTGACAATAACCAGCTAGAAGAGTCCAAAAATGAAGCCGTGCTAAAAGCCAACCGATCAGATATGAATTGTGCAGAAGGCAATGAAGAAACAGGTGTAGTGGATAAAGAACTTGATCTATTTTCTAAAGGAGACACGGAAGCCGCTGCTTTTAAGAGCGATATTGTGCAAGAAATTACTGATCCTGCAAATGGAGGTAGTGAATTTTTAGTAAAGGATTCCAGATCCATGCAAGAAGCAGTAGAGCCTACCAACACAGTGATGGGAGAAAGTAGTTGTGAGGAAATTGAAGAACATGGTGTCAAGAGTGAAGGAGAAGATGCCAGTATTGGGGACAacttaaaaaagaaatcagaGGAACTGGAGTCAGAAAGTACAGCGACTTCAACTGCAGAAAGTCATGACTTACAAGCTGGAAGCACTGGTGAAAATGAGACATTTGATAAGCAAAGCCAGTCACTTTATCACATCAAGTGGATTCAATGGAAGGGATTAAACACACCGATAATTACACAAAATGAGAATGGCCCATGTCCATTACTTGCTATCATCAATGTGCTGTTGCTGCAGCGAAGGGTCAGCATTCCACCCATGCAGGAGATAATTAGTTCTTCTCAACTGATGGAATATTTGGGAGATTGTATTTTAGCCCAGGCACCTGAG AGATTACCAGAGGGTGCGCAACTAAACTATGAGCAGAACATGCATGATGCCATTGGCATAATGTGTAAATTGCAAACTGGGCTGGATGTGAATGTTAAGTTCACAGG GGTTGGTGACTTTGAGTTCACACCAGAGTGTATAGTATTTGACCTTCTTGCGGTACGGTTACTCCATGGCTGGCTGGTAGATCCTCAGAATGCAGAGGCGGTTACTGCTGTGGGCAGCTCCAGCTACAATCAGTTGGTAGAGAAGATTATTGCAAGCAAACAGGAACCCACAGAGGACTCCCAGCTTATCTCTGCAG GTCTGATTGCAGAGGCATTTTTAGAGCAGACAGCAACACAGCTTACATATCATGGCCTCTATGAGCTGAACTCTAGTTTGGGAGATGAAGAGCTGTGTGTATTTTTCAGGAATAACCACTTTAACACCCTTTATAAGCACAAG AATGAGCTGTTTTTGCTGGCAACTGACCAAGGCTACCTCACGGAAGACAAGGTTGTATGGGAGACACTCTCTAATGTTGAGGGTGATGGGTGCTTTGTGGATGCAAACTTCAGGACTGTGACTCAACCTCAGGCTGTGGTTCAACCCATTCCTGCACCACCTGCTGCTGGAGCAGATGCAGGGATATCTCAAGAAGATCAAGA TTATCTGGTTGCGCTAAGCCTGCAAGAAGAGCAGGCCAAGGAGGAGGCTCGACAGGGCCAGGTTCCACTAGAACCCCTCCCTACACAGCCCCACTCTACTCCTGTGGTATCTAATATGACTACTCAGGAGTGGAATGA CTTGCAGCTTGCCATGCGGTTACAAGATGAGGAACGAAGACAACAGGAGCAACAGCTAGCTACTCAGCAAAGACAGCAGACTCCAGCAACAAGACAGGCACCCTCGCCAAGTAGGCGCCCACCGCAACCAACCACACCCAGACGAGAGGCCCCAACTGTACAACCACgtccacagggagcccaacaGAGTCAAAGCTCAAAT GACAAATGCACACTTTTGTGA
- the LOC5504356 gene encoding solute carrier family 15 member 4, whose amino-acid sequence MASRSSSKEAREKDSDSLSPLITGGSSSTLQGSQASNGKSSSLGVTLCILLTELCERLTFYGITANLVPFCEDSLGFKRPMPSTVNLLFQGTCYFIPVFGGWLADTFMGRYNVIYASCLVYFFGTVLFAAGACTTGDILNIFGKQTKYLSSSLRKASSIVALVVIAFGTGGIKANVSPFGADQVQGKGPRAVQKFFNWFYWFINIGSFLSFTLIVWVQQKYTFFYGYAVTAISMMIGTVVFMTGRNWYVVRPPGGSVLTDTYRVVKLAIKRHWSSDKNLQSEGIHWLDRAKESYGGAFSYHRVENVKSLIRLLPVFAMFIIYWTLYSQMQTSYLIQAEYMMLDYGIQLPAASLSIFDIVCVLLLIPLMDKVVYPLLRYCGVRFTPLRRVGVGMLFAAASVAVAGLVEIERKRMFRDGQWHTSTMFNKTHNVSDMSIFYQVPQFMLIGTSEVFTSITGLEFAYSQAPRCLQGLVMGIFLVTSGLGNYLASALTNIVTSVDKSWYPTDPNTGHLENYFFLLAILMVANFIIYILVAMRYKYVAPQTEKGDVRTQEKAPPEGISDESVISQSVEVKTA is encoded by the exons ATGGCTTCTAGATCAAGTTCTAAAGAAGCAAGAGAAAAAGATAGTGACAGCCTTTCGCCGTTGATAACAGGCGGAAGTAGTTCGACTCTTCAGGGAAGCCAAGCAAGCAACGGCAAATCTTCGTCACTTGGCGTGACATTATGTATTCTCCTAACGGAGCTTTGCGAGCGGTTGACCTTCTATGGAATAACAGCAAACCTAGTGCCATTCTGTGAAGATAGCTTAGGCTTTAAGAGGCCTATGCCTTCAACTGTCAACCTTTTGTTTCAAG ggACTTGCTACTTTATTCCTGTGTTCGGGGGATGgctagctgacaccttcatgGGCCGCTACAATGTTATCTATGCCAGCTGTCTTGTATACTTCTTTGGCACAGTGTTATTTGCTGCCGGTGCCTGCACCACTGGGGACATATTGAACATATTTGGCAAGCAGACAAAGTACCTTAGCTCCTCACTGAGGAAAGCCAGTAGCATTGTAGCCTTAGTTGTCATTGCTTTTGGCACAGGAGGGATTAAAGCAAATGTTTCACCTTTCGGTGCTGATCAGGTGCAAGGAAAAGGTCCTCGTGCAGTCCAGAAGTTTTTCAACTGGTTCTACTGGTTTATAAACATTGGctcctttctttctttcacGCTAATTGTCTGGGTCCAGCAAAAATACACATTCTTTTATGGATATGCcgtcacagctatatcaatGATGATTGGAACTGTAGTATTTATGACTGGTCGCAATTGGTACGTCGTTAGGCCCCCTGGTGGAAGTGTGTTGACAGATACTTACAGAGTTGTGAAATTAGCCATCAAGAGACACTGGTCTTCAGATAAGAACTTGCAAAGTGAGGGAATCCATTGGTTAGACAGAGCTAAGGAATCATATGGTGGGGCCTTCTCTTATCACCGCGTTGAAAATGTCAAGTCCCTGATTCGTCTGTTACCTGTGTTTGCAATGTTCATCATTTACTGGACATTATATTCACAG ATGCAGACATCATACCTAATTCAAGCTGAGTACATGATGCTTGACTATGGTATCCAACTCCCTGCTGCATCACTTTCCATCTTTGACATAGTCTGTGTCCTTCTTCTTATTCCACTGATGGATAAAGTAGTCTACCCTCTGCTGCGCTACTGTGGAGTCCGTTTCACCCCCCTGCGGAGGGTTGGGGTCGGAATGCTGTTTGCTGCAGCATCTGTAGCTGTAGCAGGACTTGTTGAGATTGAGAGGAAGAGAATGTTCAGAGATGGCCAATGGCACACCTCAACAATGTTCAACAAAACCCACAATGTGTCTGACATGAGTATATTTTACCAAGTGCCCCAGTTCATGCTGATTGGCACCAGTGAGGTCTTTACTAGTATTACAG GTTTAGAGTTTGCTTACTCCCAAGCTCCGAGGTGCCTCCAGGGGTTGGTAATGGGGATTTTCCTGGTAACATCTGGATTGGGGAACTACCTGGCCAGTGCTTTGACCAACATTGTCACATCAGTCGACAAGTCATGGTACCCAACAGACCCAAACACGGGTCACTTGGAAAACTACTTTTTTCTGCTTGCCATATTGATGGTGGCAAATTTTATAATTTACATACTTGTGGCCATGCGTTATAAATATGTTGCGCCACAAACTGAGAAGGGTGATGTCAGGACACAAGAAAAGGCACCACCAGAGGGGATATCAGATGAGTCTGTGATATCACAATCTGTTGAGGTCAAAACTGCTTAA